The genomic stretch CTTCCATTTTTCTGAAAGTATCCCGTGAGCCCATAGGCTATGAGGATAGCGAGGGGAGGGAAGCACGGGAGGATATATGTGCCCAGTTTGCCGTTGGAGGCGGTGAAAAAGAGAAACGGGAAGATGAGCCAGCAGAACGAGAAGCGCAGAAGGGAGTCCCTCGGTTTTTTCAGGGTCGAACCGCCTATGGCCGCCGGGATGAGAACCGTCCAGGGCAGGGCGCCGCCCGCAATTACGGGAACAAAATACCAGAACGGTTTAGGGTGCTGGGGATGATTGGAGAAAAACCGCTGGATGTGTTCCACCCAGAAGAAGTAGTGCCAGAACCGGCCTTCCCGCAGGTGGATCATCACGGACCAGGGCAGGGCGACGAGGAGCGCGGCGATTGCGGGGATCCATGGGATGGTGAACAGCTTTTTCCATTGGCCCTCCCATATCATGAACGGCACGATGGCCACCACCGGGACGGCAAAAGCGAGAAACCCCTTCGTCAGAAAGGCCAGCCCGCAGAAAACGCCGAAGAGCGCGAGGAAAACGGCCCTTCGGGTGGGGTGTTCCTCCACGTGGGATAGGAAAAAAAGGACCATGCCCGCGGTCAGGAACATGGAAAGAAGGCTGTCGGGAGAGTTGTAGACCCCGGCGGCGTAGACCCCCATGGAAGTCAGGTAGATCACGGAGGAAAGGGTTCCCTTCCAGGGATCTCCGGACGCACGGGAGACAAGCAGGTAGATGAAGAGAGCTGCGAGGGCGACCGAAAGGGCCGATGGGAGCCTCACGGCGAACCTGTTCTCACCGAGCAGCGCCGTGGAAAAGGCGTCTATCCAGTAGCTGAGCACCGGCTTTTCGAAATAGCGGATACCGTCCAGGTGGGGAACGGTCCAGTCCCCCGTTGCCAGCATCTCCCTCGGGATCTCGGCGTACCTGGTCTCGTCGGGAAAGACGAGGGGCCTCACGCCAAGGGGCAGAATGTAAATAAACAGGAAAAGAACGACTATTATCCAGGCCGATTTCTTCATAGTGTGCCCTGCAGGGAGATCCAGCCGTCCCGGCCCGGAACATGTCCTGAGACGACAGGCGCGGCGGGGGGCGGTGTTGACCCCTCCAGGCAGGTCCCGAGGGCGCAGAAGGCCGCTCCGGATGTACGGGCGTTGGAAAGGAAACGGTCGAACATATCGAGACGGGAGATTCCCTCTACCTCAGCGTGAACGGTCAGGACGTTGAGCCCGGCCGGGTCCAGGAGTGAGAGCATATACTCGTTGTAGTTTTCGTCGGAGATCCCGCCGCTGCCGATGACCTCGTCGTAGGTGGGAAGGGTAACAGGAACCTGGGGCTGTCGGAGGGTCCTGCCGCCCACAATGGGAAGAAAGACGCATTCACCCCTGCAGTCGCTGTTGTAGACAAAGGGGAACCGGTCCTTTTCCATGAGGGCCGGGTCGCTGGATTTCCAGGCCGGAGCCGCGGAGCAGTCCGGCGGGCGTCCCAGTATCCGGGTGAGGAGATCGACTCCCATTGCCAGGGAACGATGGATGTCGCTACCGTCCATAGTGTCGATGCGTGTCTGCCAGCGGTGGTGGTCCCAGGCGTGAAGGCCGATCTCGTGACCCGCGTCAGCCGTATCCTGGATGATGGCGGCGAGCCTCTCTCCAATAACGGGTCCGGGCCGGAGTGTCCCTTTCAGGAGAATATCCCATCCGTAAAGCCCGGCGGCCCTGGTTCGGAGCATCTTCCAGAGAAAGGACGGGCGAAGGAGGCGGCGCAGGTGGCGGCCCATGTTGTCCGGGCCGACCGTAAAAAAAAAGGAGGCGGTGATGCCGTGACGGGCAAGAAGATCGCAAAGCGGCGGTACGCCCAGGCGGGTTCCCCTGAAGGTGTCAACGTCAACCCTGAGGCCGATCCTCATGTGCCGGTTCCCTCGCCGGTACGCATCCCTCTCCCCACAGGCCGCGCTAGGGGCGCTTCACCTCGGCGGCCTGGGTGAGGAAGAAATCGAGAGTCTCCTCCACCGACTGCCTGATTCCGACAGTGGGCGACCAGTCCAGAAGTTTCTTCGCGTTGCGTATGGAAGGCTTCCGGTGCTCTATATCCTGATAACCGGGACCGTAGAAGGCCCTGCTCTCCAGTTCCTGGTATCCGGCGAAGGGCGGAAAATGGGAACGCAGGGGATGTTTTTCGAAAGCGGCGACAAGCAGGTCGGCCAATTCTTTAATACTCGCTTCGTTGTCGGGATTGCCGATGTTGATGATCCTCCCGTCGCAGAGCCCGTCCTGGTTCTCGATGATCCTGAAAAGACATTCGATGCCGTCCGATACGTCGGTAAAGCACCGTTTCTGATTCCCGCCGTCCACCAGCTGGATGGGTGTTCCCTCGACCAGGTTGAGGA from Deltaproteobacteria bacterium encodes the following:
- a CDS encoding phospholipid carrier-dependent glycosyltransferase, producing MKKSAWIIVVLFLFIYILPLGVRPLVFPDETRYAEIPREMLATGDWTVPHLDGIRYFEKPVLSYWIDAFSTALLGENRFAVRLPSALSVALAALFIYLLVSRASGDPWKGTLSSVIYLTSMGVYAAGVYNSPDSLLSMFLTAGMVLFFLSHVEEHPTRRAVFLALFGVFCGLAFLTKGFLAFAVPVVAIVPFMIWEGQWKKLFTIPWIPAIAALLVALPWSVMIHLREGRFWHYFFWVEHIQRFFSNHPQHPKPFWYFVPVIAGGALPWTVLIPAAIGGSTLKKPRDSLLRFSFCWLIFPFLFFTASNGKLGTYILPCFPPLAILIAYGLTGYFQKNGRKSFNWGALALAASAGLIGAILLTAHLFFPTDNMVYAKGETLKWVLGTAGFLSIGTVAWLASRASNPIRKITLFAVAPVLFLFVLHFAIPDQSMGRKMPGPFIKAHTSRISPDSILVSDNYLAPAVCWFYRRSDVYLLEKGGEFTYGLTYGDSKGRLLTIDMFKKMAEKGLGKGRLVLITHKKRYEAYRDRLPKPVFMDEYGKFVFVQF
- a CDS encoding 4-deoxy-4-formamido-L-arabinose-phosphoundecaprenol deformylase, with the protein product MRIGLRVDVDTFRGTRLGVPPLCDLLARHGITASFFFTVGPDNMGRHLRRLLRPSFLWKMLRTRAAGLYGWDILLKGTLRPGPVIGERLAAIIQDTADAGHEIGLHAWDHHRWQTRIDTMDGSDIHRSLAMGVDLLTRILGRPPDCSAAPAWKSSDPALMEKDRFPFVYNSDCRGECVFLPIVGGRTLRQPQVPVTLPTYDEVIGSGGISDENYNEYMLSLLDPAGLNVLTVHAEVEGISRLDMFDRFLSNARTSGAAFCALGTCLEGSTPPPAAPVVSGHVPGRDGWISLQGTL